The Bacteroidales bacterium DNA segment ACTTGGTATTTTATGCAATTTCTGTCGTTTTACTTTTATTAACTTTAGCAGACGGAAAAGTATCATATGCAGAAGCGAGTATTCTTATAGCTGTCTATCTTATTTATGTTTTAGTTGTTGTATATTGGCGTAAAATGTTTAAATATAACGACCCTGATGAAAAGATAACAGTAAAGGAAACAGACGAAAATAAAGAACTGAAATTATATGAAAAAATCATGAGTCCGCTTGATTTCATTCTTAAAAAAATCTTTCCGCCTGCAAAATATAATTTTGCTGTATTCTTTATGTCAATTGCGATAATTGCAGGTATCAGTTGGGTATTAGTTGAAAGTGCTATACATATAGCTCGTATTTTAAATATTTCTGAAGCAATTATTGCAGTTACTGTTCTCGCTGTAGGAACATCAATTCCTGATTTATTGTCATCACTAATTGTTTCAAAACAAGGAAGAGGCGGAATGGCAATAAGTAATGCCGTAGGTTCAAATATTTTTGATATATTGATAGGATTAGGATTGCCTTTTATGATTATAATATTAACAACAGGAGGTAAAGCATCATTGGATATAGGAAATATTGAACAATCCGTTTATTTTTTATTGGTATCTGTAGTTATTGTCTTTTTATTATTTGTAATAAATAAATGGAAAGTCGGAAAAATTTTTGGAAGTTTCTTGATAGTTATTTATTTAGCATATGTTGTTTGGGTAATTATTACTGTATAAATTGAAGTAGTTTTACAAGTGTAAAAGCTCTTATGATAAAATACAAATGAGCGATTTCATATTACAAATCGCTCATTTTATATTCTTAACAAAGCAGCAGAAAATTCCTTTAACCATTATTTTTAAAAGGCAAAAATATCTCAAACGCTGTTGTGAAGTAAATTTTTCAGGTTACAAACAGCCTGTTTTTTTAAAAGAATTTTTTCAAAACTCCGTAAAGCAACAAAACAAGTCCGATAACCATTACTGCAATTCCCAACCACGTTGCGCTTGTAACAACTAAATACAATAAAAGTCCAAAAACCAATAGTCCGGCACCTACTAACAGCATTGAACTCATGGCATTCTTTATTCTTTTTTTATCTTTTATTAACTTCCTGTTATTTCTTTTTATTTTTTTAAATTCTTTTTTACTGATTTTATCAGTTTGAATGATCATCTTTTCTGTGTCATCATTATTTTTGGTCACTTCATTTTCAATTTGTTTTTGATTTAATTTATTCTCATCTGTGAAACTCTCTGCACTATACACTCCCGAATAAATAAATAGTGACATAACTAAAAGTAAGAAAACTTTTTTCATAATTTATCAGTTTTTAAATTTTCAAAAAAAATAATAATTACACAAATGTATTAAATATTTTTCAAATTAAATTCATTAAATTAATTATTAAAGATAAAAGTATTTAATTTTTTGCTGCTGTAAATTTACAGGAGGAATTATATAAATCAGGAAAAGCATTAAGAATAACAGAATAATGCCTTCCTATATGGCAGACAGGAAAAACCGGAAATTATAATGCTTTGTTGAAAAAAATTCCCTAAAGAAAAAAACGCCGGATAAATACCGACGTTTATATTCTGTATTATTCATGAATTAATCAATAAACCGTTAAAACGGTTGGAGTTTAGCTCATTTATTAACCCACGACTTAAGTCGTGGGTTGAAATCAAAATATTGATTATAACCGTTTTAACGGTTTTTATGAATAATGCAGGATATATAATTAATGGCTTATGAGAAATTATTCTTTCACAGAAATAACCAAATACTTTGACATCTTCCAAAAATCATCTGCATTGATAACCTTTAGCTTAATATATTTACCGTCGGCAGATTGTTCAAATTTATAAGAACCTTCAGGATGATCGGTAATTAATTGAACTTTCTTTGTTTCGTTTAAAGAAAACTCCATAGTTTCTCTGATATCAACCTCAGTAAATTCAGATTCTTTCATTTTCACTTTTGTATTGCTTCCTATTCCTATAAATCCTCCGTCAGATTTTAAAATCCCTTTGTTTTTAAGATTTTTCTTCGTATCAATAATATAAAAAGCAGTATGCAATTTTACATCTTGATCTGTTATCAGAGAATCTTTCACTACACTTTCAAATGACATTTCTGCAAGACTGCTGTCCATTGCTGCAATTTTTAGATTTAATTCAGTAATATCAATATTTTTCTGTACCAATTGCGAACGTAAATCAGTTAATTCAATATCTTTCTGAACAATACTGTTATTAAGCAGTTTAATTGTAGTTCTTAATTCTTTATTTTTTGAATTCGACTTATCTAATTTATTTCTTAAATAAGCCAGTTTCTTCTTGTTTTCTTGCATTAATTCATATATAGCCAAAATATCGTTATTTATAGCTTCAACATCTGTATCTTCAAGTTCAACATCTCCAACAGTTTGGGTTGTAATGATATTTTCTTTTTCCTTAATTTCATTCAAATTCATTTGAATTTCATTAAATGATTTTAAATATTCATTCATTGTAACCTGATCTTCAGATGTTATACTCATCAAACTGTCAACTTGACTTTTTAGTCTGATTTCTTCTTTGCTTTCACCGCATGCAAACATAAGCGGAATTAATAATAAAAAAAGATAATGTTTCATAATAGATATTTTTATAGATTTATAAATATTGTAATTATTTCATTATTTAGAATTATAAACAAATCCCGAAAAAACGGGACAAGCTATCCCGAAACAAGTACGGGACAAGTTATTGTCTGTAATTTTGTTGTTTTTTATTTAAAGTTGTTCCTGTTACATTGTTACATTGCTTCATTGTTAAATTGTTTTGTGATTTTCCTGCCTACAGCAAGCCTTTGAACTTTGAACTTTGAACTTTATAACTCACCATATACAAACTTACTCTTTAAATCAGTATAAATAAATAACCGACAATCAACCCTACTACTACATTTACAAGTTTCGCAACTAAAAAACTTTTACCCGATTCAGCTAATAAAGGAATTGAACCGTGACCGTCTTGAACAATAGAATTAGTTAACAAAACCGCAAAAGGTATTATGCCTGATGCAAATAAACTGATAAAAATGATATGCGGCCCGCTTTCCGGTATTAATCCGATTAAAGCCGCAATTAAAATTACAAAATAAATATTTCCTTTTATCCAATCTCTTACATCAATAAATTCATTCAAAAAATGCAATACTAAAAATGCACTGAATGTCCATAATAATAATCGTAAAAAATGCTTTTTTATTACATGTCCCCACAAATGTTTTTTTAAAAAATGATCGGGTACAGTGAAAGCAATGAATAATCCTATTAAAGTTACAATAAAAAAAGTGATTTTTTCCCATCCCCAATGTAAATGTTCCTCATGTTGACGTTCCTTTTCTTCCTGATAATCAATTTGGTCATTAACATGCAATTGATCTTTTGTGTAATGTGTATCTTCAGTATGTTCAGTTTCAATTATTGTAAGATTGTGTTCGTGAAAATCTGCTCCGAAAAATAACAAGGAAAGAAAAGCCATTCCGAAAATAATTAAAACAGCTCTTTGCCAAATCATTTTTTTGATCTGAATAAGTATTGTTTTCGGATCAAAGCACACACATTCAGGTTCATTATTATGAACGAATTTATGATCCATAGTTCGCCCTATATACTTTTTCTCTCTAAAAATCAATTGAATTACAAAACCGGAAATTAAAGAAATTGCAAAGATAATAATCATGAGCTTCAGTGCTGTTGAAGGAATCATTGCAAACATCACAAAAGCTTCATCACCTGAGGTTGCAATAAGTGCCGTAATAAGAGCAGCTATACCAACAGTTCTGTGAACATACATTGATACAACGGCAAAAGTGCCGAGACAACCCGGAATAATTCCCAGAAAAGCAGCCAATAATATTTGCAACCACGGATTTTTTGAAAAAAAATGTGAATGCTTTCCTTTAGTTTGAACAATAATATATTCTATCACAAGCATCATCACCAATACAAATACGGTGATCATTACAGCTTGCTTTACAATTGCCAATAAAAACATTAATTCACTTTAAATATTTATCAATATCAAGTTTTTTTACTTTTATTTTTCTCATACCTTTGGGTAATACCGGATCGTATCCTGAAGTACCCCAAGGATGACATTTCGATAATCGTTTTAAGCCTAAGAAAAAACCTCTGATTCCATGAACCCTGACAGCTTCAATTACATATTCCGAACAAGTTGGGATATGCCTGCAACTGGCAGGTGTGAATGGTGATATCCCGTATTTATAAATCTTTACGGGAAAAACAGCAATATAAAATAATATTTTTTTAATAATTCTCATTTCAGCTTTCAAAAATATATAATATCTTGATATTTAACTATAATTAATTCACCTTGTATAAAAAAAGTTTGTTTTTTGCAGTATAAAAAGTATTTTTACAAGTTCCGCTGAAATTTTAACATATAAAAGTTGAAAAATTTTATTTCATATACATTAGTAATTTTTTTTTCTTCACTATTTATTTTAACAGGTTTAAAAACTAAAAACTTGTTAAATAATTCTAAACAAAAAATTGAGAAATCATTTTCAGAAAAAGATACAAACATAAACAAATTACCGGAAGGTTATCAATACATAAGTAACTTTTCATTTAAAAAAAATAAAAAAATAAGCTCTGTAACACAAGACAGTTCCGGAGTAATGCTTTTTACAAATAACACAGGAATAATATTTTTTGACGGTAAAAACGAAAGAAATCTTTTTATAAAAGATGCTCCTAATATTATAAAAAAATATAAAAAAACCAACTCCTTTTTTATTGCTTGCAGAAAAGGATTCGGAATGTTAACTAAGGATAAAACAGGTGCTTATATTTATCAATCACTGTCTGAAAAAAGAAGACATAATGAAAATTATTCAGATATAGTTATTATATCCGAAAAAATATTCTTTATTAATGAAAAGAAAATCGTAAGTATTAAACCTGATAATCCTGAAGAAACTACAATAGAGTATGTTGATGAAAAGAACACCATTAATCATGCATTTGAACATAAGGGTGATGTATATTTAAATCTCAATAATTCCGGAATCCATATTTTTAAAAATGATTCAATAATTCAAATTGTTAATAATACTGTTTTTTCTGATTATGAAATTTTATTTGATATTCCGTTTAATGAATCATTAATATTAGGAACATCTGATAATGAATTGTTCTTATTCGACGGAAATAATTACAGCCGTTTTAATACATCATCAGATGATTATATAAAAGAAAGTGTAATAACCGGAGGTACTGATTATGATAAAGATTGGTTTGTAATTACAACATTAAACGGAGGAGCAATTATTATCAATAAAAATACCGGTAATGCAGAATATACCATAAACTACAGAACAGGCTTACTTGATGATGAAATAATAACATCATACGTCTGTAACAGCGGAGGTCTTTGGCTTTCACATGAATACGGAATTAGCAGAGCAGCATTTGATATACCCGTAAAAAACTTTGGTAATTATCCGGGTATTCAAGGAAAAATAAATTCAATACAGGTTTTTGACAGTACTCTTTATGTTGCAACAGGTGAAGGCTTATATTATTTATCAGAAATAAAAAGTTATGATGAAGTTAAAATTGCAACAGATAAATGGGTAAAATCAAGAATTAAAATAAACGCAAATACAAATAATATTTCTCCTGCATATAACATTGTCTCTGATACCGATGATGAAATTAATGAAGATGATTCTGAAGATGCAGGTTTTTTTAAACGTTGGAGAAAAAGAAGAGATAATAAGAAAGAAAATGATGAAACAGATGATGATATAACAGAACCCGAAGCAACAGATGACAATTATGAGGACTCTCTGACTAAAGAGGAAAGGTATAAAACAGAGTATAAAAAAGTAACTGAATACCGGAAAATATATGAATTACAATCCGTTAAATATTCATATAAAAAAATATCCGGTATTAACAGTAAATGTAAATTTTTAAAACCTTTTAACAACGGGTTACTTGCAGTAACAAACTCAGGTTTATATTTTGTTAAAGCTTACGAAACAAAAACCATTATTCCGGATGAATATATCTATGATATTTCCGGAAAAGCAACAGACAATATAATCTTTGCAGCAACTTCAAAAGGAATATATAAAATACACAAATCAAGTGATAATATATCAGCATATAAAATTGAAAACGAAAAACCGGAATATAAAAAGATTAAAAGATTATATAAGATTAATGATACCGCAATATGGGCAGGATATTTAAATAAACTGTTTCTGTTTAAATTCAAAAAAAACAGAATAAGTTCTTCAGAGCAGTTTAAATTGAATTCAGACATAAATGAAGACGTAATTATTACAAAATACAAGAACAGACCGGTATTTATTTCGAGTGATAATGCTTTTTATTTAAATAATGAAATTAATGACATTGTTGAAGATAATGAATTAAACAAATTAATCAGAAATGCTGACAATATATATTTTACATCAGATACAAGCTATATTATTTACGGACAAAATAATTCAGTTTCTCAAATAAATATTAATCAACCCTTACCTTATCTGAAATATGCTTGGCTGGTTGACTATGTTGAAAATCTAACTTTTGATAATGCTTATAACATTTGGCTTGTTTCAAGAGATAATATGATTTATAAGATCAGCCCTGAAAAATACAGTAACCGTAATTTTAATATTAGTATTATTGATATTAAAGATAAAGAAGAAAATTCTTTAGATAACTTTTCGGATATAAAATTAGGCAGTAACTACAAAAGAATAACAATATATCTTTCTTCTCCCTGTTTTTTTAAAAATGATTTTGTAACGTATTATTACGGTATTGATACAAACAATGAAAAAGACTTTATTGAATCTTCTAAATCAAAAATTATAATTCCGGAACTTACTTCCGGTAATCATATCATATATTTATTTGCAGTAAACGAAATAAACGAAAAGAGTGAAACTATCAAGATTAATATTGAGATAAATCCACCGTTTTGGCAAACTAATCATTTTTTAATTGCCGTTTTTGTTGTATTTATCTTATTAATTTCATTATTAATTTCAGGGGTATACAGAATAAGACAACGAAAGATCAAAGAATATAACGAAATTCTGGAACTTAAAGTAAAAGAAAGAACTGTTGAAATTAAAATACAAAATAAACAAATCCAAAAACAAAACTCTGAAATTATTGAACAAAACAGAAAGATCGTTTATCAAAATGAAGAGATTACCGGAAGTATAAAATATGCCCGTAAAATACAAAAAGCAGCACTTCCGGAAACTGATATTCAATCTAAATATTTATCAGGATTTTTTAACTTATTTAAACCAAGGGATATTGTAAGCGGTGATTTTTATTGGATGACAGAAGCTCAAAACAAATTATTCATTGCTGCCGTTGATTGTACGGGACATGGTGTTCCGGGAGGGTTTTTGAGTATGTTGGGAATTTCATTTCTAAATGAAATAGTAACTGACATGAACAAAAAAACAGAAGATATTAAAGCTGCCGACATATTAAATGTGCTGAGAAATAAAATGATTACTACTTTAAGCCAACATAATGAACATACAACACATGACGGCATGGATATGGCTTTGGTAATTATCGACAAAGAAAATATGTTGCTTAATTATGCCGGTGCTAATAATCCGGCATATATTATCAGAAAAAATCGATTGAGTAAAATAACAGCAAACAGAATGCCTATTGGTTTCAATAAAAAATTGAATGATATAGATTTTACCAATAAATTTTTAAAGTTAAAAATGAATGATTCAATTTATTTATTTTCTGACGGATATGCCGATCAATTCGGTGGTGAAAATAATAAAAAATTCAACTCAAGACGTTTTAGAGAATTATTAATTCACTTGCAGAAATTTCCTATGGTACAACAAAAAGATATTGCGGAGACTATTCTGAAAAGATGGCAAAAAGATAATATTCAAATTGATGATATTTTATTAATAGGTATTCAAATTTAATTAAGGTAACCTTATGAATAAACCGACAAAACGATCAAAAGCAAATGAGATTCTTTGGCTGGCAATTGCTGTAATGAGTTTGATCGTAGCCGTCCACAGCACTGTAAATCAATCCTTTTCTTCAGCTTGGTATTATTACGGATTTGTATTAATAGCCCTGTTTATGTACCTTATCAGAAAAAATCAAAGAACAAACAGCAACTAATCTTGCATTTGTAAAAAAATTTTACTTCTGTTTTTTTCAAAATTTATTTTAAAATTTTGCAAATAAAAAAATATCCCTATATTTGCAACCGCAAAATTAAAAAGGTACCATAGCTCAGTTGGTAGAGCAACGGACTGAAAATCCGTGTGTCCCTGGTTCAATTCCGGGTGGTACCACTTGGAAGATTGAAGGAACAGAACATATTCTTTCAATCTTTTTTTCGTTCATAAGATTGTATGAGTTTCACATTCTTCTTTTCAATATCGGAAAGCCAAGCCTCAACATCAGGGTATGACGGGTAGTAACCGGTTTGACTTTCAAAATATGCTTTTAAATCTTTAGATTTGAAACTGTAACCGTATCTGGCATAAATCTCGTTTCGCATCAATCGAAGTTCTTTCTTACTCTTTTCTTTCAGATCATTATCCGTTAATAATCGTTTATAAGTTTCAGGATATTTCCCCTCAAAATCACTCCTCAAAAAATCATGCGGATCACTGCTGTAATAATCATGTGAGTCAATTTCTTCACAACTGTCATCAATGCCGTTTTCAAACCATATAAAAGGAATTGTAAAGCTATGATCTGAACTGCATTTTCTTGCAACATAATACTCATAATGATTAATTGAACTGACATGAACAATATCTCCCTTAGGTTCGCCCCACCATGCATCGGTAAAATAAATATGTACTTTTGATCCGATGATTTTATATGTTCCTGATTCAATAGACGGCTCAGATTCACAACCGGAACATATACTTATTACACCCATATCATCAAAAAAATAATAATCATTACCTCCGCTTGCACAATCAGAAGTTATATATGACTTACCTCCCAATTGAGCGTAGGAGCTTAATGTAAAAATGACTGCCAAAAAGAATAAAGCTGATTTTATGTATATTGGTTTCATGTGTCTAAAATTTTATTATTAATTGATTTTGTATAAGTTGCACACTTTGTAATGTTTGCTGACATTATTTGAATTAAAGATAAGCTTTTTTTGGTGTACTTGCAACATTTTTGAGTAAAAATCTGTCTGTATAATAAACAGCTCTACATAAAGCTTAATATCATGGAAGAATCAGACAAAAATATTACGATTTCAACCGAAAATAAAGAGTTGGTTGAGGAATTACTTGAAAAATTTATTGAACTGTCGTTAGAAGAAGAATAAAAATTTAATTAATCTTATAAAAAGTAAAAACGACCAATGCAAAATAAATAAATGATCATTTATATACCTCCCTTTTTCTTAAACAAACTGATCTCCAACATTTTCACCCCTAATCCAAAAAACGAAAAACCTTAAGTTTCAAAAAAAATCACTTCTGAAATCTGATTTCTAAAATCTAAACTCATAATTTTTGCCTATATTAAGCGTTTGATTTATATGGGTTTTCCGTATATTTTATTAGCTTTGAAACTTTAATTTATTTATAACTGATTCCTGTGATAAAAAAAATATCTAAAGTACAATTCGTGATATTGCTGATGGTGAGCATGTTAATTATATCTTCCTGTTCAAGAAAAGTAGTTAAAGTTGTAGAAAACAGAAAAGTAGTTGACAATAAAAAGAATAAAAATGATAAATCCGGTTCGGATCCGATAATTAATACGGAGAAAAATACAAGTGAGGGCGGTAAAGCCGTTCTTGAGATCGGACGTAAAATGGCTTTAAAAGATAAAACAATCGTTAAGGGAAGTTGCTGGGATTATATTAATGAAGTATATAAAAGGGCAGGCTACGGAACAAACAAGAAAGTAGTTTACAAAAGCAAAAAAAGCGGTCCTTATGTTGATATCAGCAAAATACAACCGGGCGATTGGATATATTATGTAAATTATTCATACGGCGGTGTTGAACACAGCGGAATATTTGTTTACTGGAAAGACTACAAGAATAAAATTGGTGTAACCTTAAGTTACGGTGGTGAAAGCCGCAATGAACCCGGACGTTATCGTTCTTATGATCTCAAAAGTGTATATTATATCACAAGGGCGGGTACAAATTAGTATCAAGTTAAACATAAATTTTCGCAACATAACAATTTCACCAACAAGGCGGTTCAAAGTCTGCTTTCCGGAAAAACACGAAACAAACTCTGTAAGCCGACTTCGGAAGTTTGTCCCGAAACATTTCACGGTTCTTCCGGTTTATAAATTTTTAATATTATCTTCAAATTTTGAAGGAGTAATACCGGCATATTTTTTAAAAGCAATGTAAAAACATGATCTTGTTTTAAAACCTGCATTTTCCCCTATTGCCTCAATGGATAATAACCTGTTTTTTATTGAATCGGATAATAAAAACATAGCTTCTTTTACCCTGTATTCATTAATAAAATCATTGTAATTTTTTCGGTATTCGTTATTTATTATCTCGGAAAGATAATTTCTGTTTGTTGATATTTTTTTTGCCAGTTTATCAATTGTCAGATCATGCTGTGTAAAAGTTTTGTCTGTTTCAAACAGTCTTTCTATTCTTCTCAATATTCTTTCTTTTTCATCATCGTGTACATTGTTTTGAGAATACGTATTACCGATTTGCAAGTTTTCTTTAATGTTTTTCAGTTCTTTTTCTTTCGACAATACATCAAGGTTTTTAGAAACAAGAAATTTATATGCTTTATTTTTTTTCCGGTATTGAATAAGAATTATTGTTATTGCAGCACCGGTAAGAATTAATACAATAATATATATTATATGAGTTTTTTTATGGTGCTTAATTTTTATGGTTTTTATATTATTTTCGTATTCCAAGCTTTGTATTTGTTTATCTTTTTTCTCGGTTTCATATTTGGTTTTTATATCTGCAATTTGCTTGTGTGTTTCCAAACTAAAAACAGAATCTTTTAAACCGGTATATTGTTTATAATATTCAAAAGCTTTTTTGTAATTGCCCATAGCTGAATAGCTTTCTGAAAAAGATTCATAATTTTCTATAATAATTTCTTTTGTATTTAGAGTTTCTGCAATTTTAAGGCTTTTGTCAAAATACAATAATGCTTTATTGAACTTACCGAGTTTGTTGTATATTTCTCCGATATTAATTAATGAAGATGCAATTCCCCTTTTATCCTTGATTTCTTCTTTTATTTTTAATGATTTTTGATGATATTCCAAAGCATCTTCATAATTGTTTAATTCTTTATAAATAAGTCCAATATTATTTAATGAAGATGCAATTCCTCTTTTATCCTTGATTTCTTCTTCAATTTTTAATGATTTTTTATAATATTCCAAAGCTTTTTTATAATTGTTTAAATTTTGATAAATAAGCCCGATATTATTTAACAAATTTGTAATTTCAAGTTTATTATCAAGTTTTTTAAATATATGTATCGCATTATTATAGCATTCCAAAGCTTGTTCATGTTTTGATTGGTAATATAATACTACACCTATATATTTTAAAGCAAATGCTTGTTCTGTTCTGTTATTTTGTTTTCTCGCGAGTTGCAGTGCAAGGCTTGCAATTTTTTTTGCCTTTTCGGGAAAGTTGGGGAAATATTCTTTTGCGAGTTCATTTAAAAGTTTTGGTCTTTCGTTTATATTAACGGTTTTTAATAAGTTTTTGAGGCTGTCGGTTTTGCTATGGTTTTGTGCAAAACTTGCCGTGCATATTACAATAAACAGTATTATTATTAATGTCTGCCTATTCGGCAGATTGGCTTTTTTGCTGCAATTTCGGTTCATGTAACAGGAGGTTTACGGGTTTATAATGTCAGTTTTAAAATTATTAAAAAAATATGAATAATCCTATTTTTTTTCAAAACCTCGTAAAAAAATAACTCACAGGGAATATGCCTTGTTTTTAAAATTAGCACCCAATTTTAATTGGGTGTATATAATTGAAAATAAACAAACTATAGTACGCTTTAGCGTACTTTATTATCTTAACTTGACGGCTATGGGATTTAGGAGTAAGACACAACAATTTCATAACAATTAACACTATAAACCAACATAGTCGCACCCCGACTTTCAGATTCCGGTAATATACAATTTTTCGAAAAGTCATCCGATGAATGATTTTGCAAAAAGCTGATATTTATTTAAGGGTTTGTAATAAAATAAACTGTGCATTTGAACAAGGTTATTTCATTACAAACCCTAAGCTGCTAACCGGTTAATTACAAATTCATCGGATGAATTAGATTACCGGCAGGAAACTATAACCCTGTCCGCATTTAAAAACACGGCACAATTTTAAACATTTGACTACACCGGATTTTTTGTTTTTTCTTGTTTAGAAAACATTTTAGACCGTTATTTTGAAACTCATTTGCAAAATAACGGTTTTATTAATATATTTACAAAATGATTACACGAAATAAATTAAAAGAAATTGCAGAATCTTTGGAATATTTTCCTGTTGTAGGTATTATTGGTCCGCGCCAAGTCGGGAAAACCACAATAGCTAAAGAAATATCGAAAATAAAAAAAAAAGAAACTATTTATATTGACCTCGAAAATCCGAGAGATATTGCAAAATTGCATGATCCGGTTCTTTATTTTGAAGATAATATTGATAAATGTATAATATTAGATGAAATACAGAATACGCCTCATTTGTTTTCTGTATTACGTTCTATGGTAGATTTAAAAAGGGAGCCGGGCAGATTTATTATATTAGGCTCGGCAAGCCCTGAATTAATAAGAGACTCTGCAGAAAGTCTGTCCAGGCGGATAGCATATATAGAATTATCCCCTTTTAATTTAACAGAAGTATATAAACCCAAGCAAAAAATTATTGATAAATTATGG contains these protein-coding regions:
- a CDS encoding putative manganese transporter; protein product: MFLLAIVKQAVMITVFVLVMMLVIEYIIVQTKGKHSHFFSKNPWLQILLAAFLGIIPGCLGTFAVVSMYVHRTVGIAALITALIATSGDEAFVMFAMIPSTALKLMIIIFAISLISGFVIQLIFREKKYIGRTMDHKFVHNNEPECVCFDPKTILIQIKKMIWQRAVLIIFGMAFLSLLFFGADFHEHNLTIIETEHTEDTHYTKDQLHVNDQIDYQEEKERQHEEHLHWGWEKITFFIVTLIGLFIAFTVPDHFLKKHLWGHVIKKHFLRLLLWTFSAFLVLHFLNEFIDVRDWIKGNIYFVILIAALIGLIPESGPHIIFISLFASGIIPFAVLLTNSIVQDGHGSIPLLAESGKSFLVAKLVNVVVGLIVGYLFILI
- a CDS encoding calcium/sodium antiporter, encoding MLFIYILILLASFYVLAKVVDDYFVDSLDYVAERLKMSHDAAGATLMAIGSSAPELFVAIFAVIRPDGNHEAIGIGNIVGSALFNILVITGAAAIVRKAFIAWQGVVRDLVFYAISVVLLLLTLADGKVSYAEASILIAVYLIYVLVVVYWRKMFKYNDPDEKITVKETDENKELKLYEKIMSPLDFILKKIFPPAKYNFAVFFMSIAIIAGISWVLVESAIHIARILNISEAIIAVTVLAVGTSIPDLLSSLIVSKQGRGGMAISNAVGSNIFDILIGLGLPFMIIILTTGGKASLDIGNIEQSVYFLLVSVVIVFLLFVINKWKVGKIFGSFLIVIYLAYVVWVIITV
- a CDS encoding YARHG domain-containing protein, yielding MKPIYIKSALFFLAVIFTLSSYAQLGGKSYITSDCASGGNDYYFFDDMGVISICSGCESEPSIESGTYKIIGSKVHIYFTDAWWGEPKGDIVHVSSINHYEYYVARKCSSDHSFTIPFIWFENGIDDSCEEIDSHDYYSSDPHDFLRSDFEGKYPETYKRLLTDNDLKEKSKKELRLMRNEIYARYGYSFKSKDLKAYFESQTGYYPSYPDVEAWLSDIEKKNVKLIQSYERKKD
- a CDS encoding SpoIIE family protein phosphatase — its product is MKNFISYTLVIFFSSLFILTGLKTKNLLNNSKQKIEKSFSEKDTNINKLPEGYQYISNFSFKKNKKISSVTQDSSGVMLFTNNTGIIFFDGKNERNLFIKDAPNIIKKYKKTNSFFIACRKGFGMLTKDKTGAYIYQSLSEKRRHNENYSDIVIISEKIFFINEKKIVSIKPDNPEETTIEYVDEKNTINHAFEHKGDVYLNLNNSGIHIFKNDSIIQIVNNTVFSDYEILFDIPFNESLILGTSDNELFLFDGNNYSRFNTSSDDYIKESVITGGTDYDKDWFVITTLNGGAIIINKNTGNAEYTINYRTGLLDDEIITSYVCNSGGLWLSHEYGISRAAFDIPVKNFGNYPGIQGKINSIQVFDSTLYVATGEGLYYLSEIKSYDEVKIATDKWVKSRIKINANTNNISPAYNIVSDTDDEINEDDSEDAGFFKRWRKRRDNKKENDETDDDITEPEATDDNYEDSLTKEERYKTEYKKVTEYRKIYELQSVKYSYKKISGINSKCKFLKPFNNGLLAVTNSGLYFVKAYETKTIIPDEYIYDISGKATDNIIFAATSKGIYKIHKSSDNISAYKIENEKPEYKKIKRLYKINDTAIWAGYLNKLFLFKFKKNRISSSEQFKLNSDINEDVIITKYKNRPVFISSDNAFYLNNEINDIVEDNELNKLIRNADNIYFTSDTSYIIYGQNNSVSQININQPLPYLKYAWLVDYVENLTFDNAYNIWLVSRDNMIYKISPEKYSNRNFNISIIDIKDKEENSLDNFSDIKLGSNYKRITIYLSSPCFFKNDFVTYYYGIDTNNEKDFIESSKSKIIIPELTSGNHIIYLFAVNEINEKSETIKINIEINPPFWQTNHFLIAVFVVFILLISLLISGVYRIRQRKIKEYNEILELKVKERTVEIKIQNKQIQKQNSEIIEQNRKIVYQNEEITGSIKYARKIQKAALPETDIQSKYLSGFFNLFKPRDIVSGDFYWMTEAQNKLFIAAVDCTGHGVPGGFLSMLGISFLNEIVTDMNKKTEDIKAADILNVLRNKMITTLSQHNEHTTHDGMDMALVIIDKENMLLNYAGANNPAYIIRKNRLSKITANRMPIGFNKKLNDIDFTNKFLKLKMNDSIYLFSDGYADQFGGENNKKFNSRRFRELLIHLQKFPMVQQKDIAETILKRWQKDNIQIDDILLIGIQI
- a CDS encoding tetratricopeptide repeat protein, with protein sequence MNRNCSKKANLPNRQTLIIILFIVICTASFAQNHSKTDSLKNLLKTVNINERPKLLNELAKEYFPNFPEKAKKIASLALQLARKQNNRTEQAFALKYIGVVLYYQSKHEQALECYNNAIHIFKKLDNKLEITNLLNNIGLIYQNLNNYKKALEYYKKSLKIEEEIKDKRGIASSLNNIGLIYKELNNYEDALEYHQKSLKIKEEIKDKRGIASSLINIGEIYNKLGKFNKALLYFDKSLKIAETLNTKEIIIENYESFSESYSAMGNYKKAFEYYKQYTGLKDSVFSLETHKQIADIKTKYETEKKDKQIQSLEYENNIKTIKIKHHKKTHIIYIIVLILTGAAITIILIQYRKKNKAYKFLVSKNLDVLSKEKELKNIKENLQIGNTYSQNNVHDDEKERILRRIERLFETDKTFTQHDLTIDKLAKKISTNRNYLSEIINNEYRKNYNDFINEYRVKEAMFLLSDSIKNRLLSIEAIGENAGFKTRSCFYIAFKKYAGITPSKFEDNIKNL
- the yidD gene encoding membrane protein insertion efficiency factor YidD, whose product is MRIIKKILFYIAVFPVKIYKYGISPFTPASCRHIPTCSEYVIEAVRVHGIRGFFLGLKRLSKCHPWGTSGYDPVLPKGMRKIKVKKLDIDKYLK